The DNA sequence GGTGAAGATTTAAACTTTGAATACTCTCTAAATTCAGAATCTATGGAAGTTACTATGAACTGTGGAGGATACATAAAAGGATATATAAAAGTTTTTAAACCTAAGCCAAAAATTTTAATAATTGGAGCAGGACATGTCGGGTCAGCCCTTTATAAAATTTCAAAAACATTAGATTTCTACTCTATAATAGTCGACGATAGAGATGAATTTGCAAATAAACAAAGATTTAAAGATGCAAATGAGGTCTATTCAGGAGATATAGGTAAAATTTTACAAAGTATTAATTTAAATGACAATACATATGTTGTTATAGCTACTAGAGGCTATGAGAAGGATATAGAAGCTTTAAGAGTGATTATAGATAAAGATGTATCCTATATAGGTATGATTGGAAGCAAGAAGAAATGGAGAACTTTGAAATCTGAACTTTTATCTGAAGGTGTAGATGAA is a window from the Paraclostridium sordellii genome containing:
- a CDS encoding XdhC family protein — its product is MNELMLKKIYEELEIGNSVCMVTLTEVKGSSPGKQGATMAFFKDETILGSVGGGMVEHCVINKCRECLLSGEDLNFEYSLNSESMEVTMNCGGYIKGYIKVFKPKPKILIIGAGHVGSALYKISKTLDFYSIIVDDRDEFANKQRFKDANEVYSGDIGKILQSINLNDNTYVVIATRGYEKDIEALRVIIDKDVSYIGMIGSKKKWRTLKSELLSEGVDENLLNSVYSPVGLNISSNDIDEIAFGIMAEILLVKNKGELSHRKDKK